CGCCGAAGAGCCGGTCGGTACCCGGAGCACACTCGATGTGACCCTGCGTGAAAACAAGCAAATCCTCGAAGAGGTCGTCGTCGTGGGTTACGGCTCCGTCAAGCGCCGCGACCTGATCGGCGCCGTCGACCAGGTGGACAGCAGGCAGTTCGCCGAACGCTCCAACCCGAGCGTTTCGCGTTCGTTGCAGGGTGCCATTCCCAACCTCAACATTTCGATGCGCGACGGCAAGCCTTCGCGTGCCGCGACGATCGACATCCGCGGTACGGGGTCGATCGGCTCGGGCGGCGGTGCGCTGGTGCTGATCGACGGCGTCGAGGGTGACCTTGAGACGGTCAACCCGCAGGACATCGCCAGCGTGTCGGTGCTCAAGGACGCCTCGTCGGCCGCCATCTACGGTGCCCGCGGTGCGTTCGGCGTGATCCTCGTGACGACCAAATCGGCTTCCGAGGGCGAGGTGAACGTCACCTATAACGGCAGTTTCTCGATCCATTCGCGTACCGCGAAGCCCAACCTCGTGACCGACGGCTACGAGTGGACGACGGGCTATATCAATGCCTGGAACGGTTATTACAACGGCTCGAAGGAGCTCAATTCCACGATCAACAACATTGTTCCTTATTCCGACTCGTGGTATCGGGAACTTGCACGCCGCAGCCAGGATCCGTCGCTCGAACGCGTACGCATCAACGACGCCGGCAAATACGAGTATTTCGGCAATACCGACTGGACGAAGGCCTTTTACAAGGATGTCAACTATTCCCACGAACACAACCTCAGCATATCGGGCGGCGGCAAGAATGCCGACTACTATGTCTCGGGGCGCTTCTACGACCAGGACGGCATTTACCGTGTGGGCGACGAGCGTTACAAGCAGTATAACGTGCGGGCCAAGGGCAACGTGCGCATCCGCCCGTGGCTGCGTCTGAACAACAACATGGACTTCGCGGTGGTGGATTACCATCAGCCGATGCTCTATTACAGCAACCAGCTTGTCCCGCGTATGATCGAGCACTCCGGCCAGCCTGTCAGCCTGATAACCAACCCCGACGGAACATGGACTTATGCCGCCGTGCTGAACGGCTATGCCGGTTTCGCCGAGGGGACGAGTTACCAGCAGGAGGACAAATTCACGCTCAAGGACAAGCTGGGTGTAGAGATCGACCTCGTCAAGGACGTGCTCAAGGTCTCCGGAGACCTCTCGTACCTCTATTCACGCAACACGCGCGAGCGGGTGACCAACATGTATACGGGCTATACCGGCCCCGAGTCCACCATCACGGTCAACGAAAGCCAGGGCAGCACGCTCGAAAACGTCCGTTACGACATGAACTACATTTCGAGCAACATCTACGCCGAATATACCCCCAAGCTTGGCGACGACCATTCGCTCAAGTTGCTGGGCGGCTGGAACCTCGAGAAGAAAAAGTACCGTACGCTGACCATCAGGCGCGAAGGGCTTACCGTGCCTTCGAAACCGAGTTTCGGCCTGATGGACGGCGTGACGAGCGACCCTGCGGTCGGGGGTTACGACTGGAGCTATGTCGGTGCTTTCTTCCGCGCGAACTATGGCTACAAGGGCCGGTACCTTGCCGAGTTCAGCTGCCGTTACGACGGGTCGTCGAAGTTCCCCGAGAATTCGAAGTGGGGTTTCTTCCCCTCGGCCTCGGTGGGCTGGCGCCTCTCGGAGGAAAAGTTCATGGCCTGGTCTGACCGCTGGCTGGACAACTTCAAGATCCGTCTTTCCGCCGGTTCCATGGGCAACGGGAATATCGATCCCTACAAATACATCGACTACATGACGCTCAAGTCGTCGACGGTGGTCATCGGCAATACGCTGGGTACTTATACCGTCGCCCCGGGCGCCATCCCCCTTTCGCTGACGTGGGAGACCTCGACGACCTACGATGTCGGTGCCGACCTCGATTTCCTCAAGAACCGCTTGACGATGGGGTTCGACTGGTACCGCCGCAATACGACCGACATGTATACCGTCGGCGTGAGCCTCCCCGCGGTGTATGGAACGGCGGCCCCCAAGGGGAACAACGCCTCGCTGAAGACCAACGGCTGGGAACTCTCGGTGGGGTGGCGCGACAGTTTCAAACTCGCCGGCAAGGAGTTCCGTTACAGCGTCAAGGCCATGGTATGGGACTCGCGTACGTGGGTGACCAAGTATATCAACCCCACGGGTAACCTCGACGATTATTACGAAGGCATGGAGTTGGGCGAAATCTGGGGCTACCGGGTCGAAGGGCTTTTCCGCGACCAGGACGACATCGACTCGCACGCCACGCAGTCGTTCCTGCAATCCTCCGACAAGGTGACGCGCCCGGGACAGGTCAAGTTCGCCGACCTGAACGAAGATGGCAGGATCGACCAGGGTGCCAAGACCCTTTCCGACCACGGCGACCTGACGGTCATCGGCAACACCTCGTCCCGCTACCATTACGGCGTCAACGTCAGTTTCAACTGGAACGGGATCGGCGTTTCTACCTTCTGGCAGGGCGTCGCCAAGAAAAACTGGTATCCGCGCTACGACTCTGGCTATTTCTGGGGACAGTATAACCGTCCGTTCGGTTATATGCTCAAGGCACATACGGGAAGCAACGTATACCGTGAGGAACTCGACAACTGGGATACGGCCTACTGGCCGCGCTATTCGGCCTACCAGACCAACGAGTCATCGGTCAACCGCGTCCTTACCACGCCCAATGACCGTTACATGCAGGATGTTTCCTACATCCGCCTGAAGAACCTCACCGTCGATTACACCTTCCCCGCCCACATCTGCCGCAAGATGCGCATCAAGGGGCTGAAGGTTTACGTCTCGGGCGAGAACCTCTGGACTTCGTCACCGATGTTCAAGTACTGCGACAACTACGACCCCGAGGTCATCAATGCGGGCGATTCCGATTTCCGTACGGCCGAGGGCGACGGTTACAGCTACCCGATGCTGCGCACCGTGACACTGGGCGTCAACCTTACGTTCTAACCCTCAAACCATGCAAACGATGAAAAATATACTCCTGATCCTGCTGGCCGCCGCGGGGCTCTGCTCCTGCGAGAGATTCCTGACCAACGGGGATCCCAATAAGATCGATGCCCCGACCTATTTCCGTAACGAGAGCGACCTGGAGGCCTACGCCAACGGGTTCCTGCAAACCATGATCCCGACCGCCATTTCGGTCGCCACGGGCGACGCCCATGCCGATTACATGGCTTGGCGCGGCGAGTGGCAGTACCTGACCGACAATTTCGACGCCGACGACCAGACCGGTTGGTCGACGGGCAACTGGGAAGACCTGCGTAATATCAACTATTTCCTCGGCAATTTCCGCCGGGCTTCGGCCAGCGAGGCGATCCTGAACCATTACGAGGGCGTCGCACGCTTCTGGAGGGCCTATTTTTACATGAACAAAGTCAAGACCTTCGGCGCCGTGCCCTGGTACGACAAGGAGATCGATTCGGGCGACCATGCGGCGCTTTATAAGCCCCGTGATTCGCGTGAATACGTGATGTCCAAAGTGCTCGAAGACCTCGATTTCGCCTGCCGGAACTGTATTACCAATGCCAAACTGGAAGTCAACTCGGTGCGTATCACCCGCAATGTGGCGCTGGCTTTCAAAGCGCGTTGCTGCCTCTACGAAGGCACTTTCCGCAAATACCACGCGACCGACCCCTCGACGGGGGAGCCCTGGACTTCGGACGAAGCCGAAAAATACCTGCGTGCCTGCGTCGAAGCGTGCGAAACGCTGATGGGCGAGGGGAAGTACTCCCTGGTTTCCGACCCGGCGAACGTCGCTACGCAGTACCGCGGGCTCTTTACCAGCGAGGACGTGGCTACGCAGGAGGTGATCTGGGCGCGTGCCTATGACGCTTCGCTCAATGCCACGCATATCCTCAACACCTATTTCGTGAACATGCAGTACGGCAGCTACTCGCTTACGCGCCAGTTCGTCAATACCTACCTCAACCGCGACGGCAGCCGATTCACCGACAAGCCCGGGTACGAAAAGGTCGCTTTCGCCGACGAATTCACCGACCGCGACTACCGTCTGATGCAGAGTATCCGCCATCCGGGCTATACGCGCAAGAACAACAACGTGAATACGCATTACGCCCCCGACTTCGGCTATTGCGTGACAGGTTACCAGCCGATCAAATGGGTCATCGACGACACGTCGCTCGACAGCAATACTTCGCCCTGTTCCACCTGCATCCCTATCCTGCGCTATGCCGAGGTGCTGCTTAACTATGCCGAGGCGAAGGCCGAGCTGGGCGAGTTCTCGGAAACCGTCTGGAATGCGACCGTCAGGCTCCTGCGCGAACGTGCCGGCGTCGACGGCAAGATGCCGGACTCCTACGATCCCTATATGGCCGGTTATTTCCTCAATACGGTGACCGACATGGCCCTGCTCGAGATCCGCCGTGAACGCGGAATCGAGCTGCTTCTGGAAAACTGCCGCTGGGACGACGACATGCGCTGGGGCATGGGGAAACTGCTCGAACAGCCCTGGTATGGTGTTTATGTGGGGGAGCTGGGCAAGGTCTACGACATGGACGGCGACGGCACGGGCGACGTCTGCTTCGTGCGCGAAAGCCCTTCGGTTTCCGAACCGGGCGTCACCTACCGGGTACTGGGCAACGACTATACGCTTACCGACGGCGACAGCGGTTATATCGAGTGCTACATCCGCATGAACCGCAAGTGGGACGACAAGAAATACGTGCGACCCATTCCCACTACGGCCCTGAACGACAACCCCGCC
This Alistipes onderdonkii DNA region includes the following protein-coding sequences:
- a CDS encoding SusC/RagA family TonB-linked outer membrane protein — protein: MKKSITSLLRGWCAGVLCSCLALPSFAAADAGAAFAAQRHDLKLSFRSAPLREVVTAFTRQTGVVFSYETSLGERMMTDVDVALNGSTLDEMLASVFAGSGISYKIKDKVVALSASAAASPAPAAKPTLQRKHTVVGRVTDEAGEPLAGVSVLVKNTVVGTSTDADGRYSLTFTGDDAALVFMYLGFQTAEEPVGTRSTLDVTLRENKQILEEVVVVGYGSVKRRDLIGAVDQVDSRQFAERSNPSVSRSLQGAIPNLNISMRDGKPSRAATIDIRGTGSIGSGGGALVLIDGVEGDLETVNPQDIASVSVLKDASSAAIYGARGAFGVILVTTKSASEGEVNVTYNGSFSIHSRTAKPNLVTDGYEWTTGYINAWNGYYNGSKELNSTINNIVPYSDSWYRELARRSQDPSLERVRINDAGKYEYFGNTDWTKAFYKDVNYSHEHNLSISGGGKNADYYVSGRFYDQDGIYRVGDERYKQYNVRAKGNVRIRPWLRLNNNMDFAVVDYHQPMLYYSNQLVPRMIEHSGQPVSLITNPDGTWTYAAVLNGYAGFAEGTSYQQEDKFTLKDKLGVEIDLVKDVLKVSGDLSYLYSRNTRERVTNMYTGYTGPESTITVNESQGSTLENVRYDMNYISSNIYAEYTPKLGDDHSLKLLGGWNLEKKKYRTLTIRREGLTVPSKPSFGLMDGVTSDPAVGGYDWSYVGAFFRANYGYKGRYLAEFSCRYDGSSKFPENSKWGFFPSASVGWRLSEEKFMAWSDRWLDNFKIRLSAGSMGNGNIDPYKYIDYMTLKSSTVVIGNTLGTYTVAPGAIPLSLTWETSTTYDVGADLDFLKNRLTMGFDWYRRNTTDMYTVGVSLPAVYGTAAPKGNNASLKTNGWELSVGWRDSFKLAGKEFRYSVKAMVWDSRTWVTKYINPTGNLDDYYEGMELGEIWGYRVEGLFRDQDDIDSHATQSFLQSSDKVTRPGQVKFADLNEDGRIDQGAKTLSDHGDLTVIGNTSSRYHYGVNVSFNWNGIGVSTFWQGVAKKNWYPRYDSGYFWGQYNRPFGYMLKAHTGSNVYREELDNWDTAYWPRYSAYQTNESSVNRVLTTPNDRYMQDVSYIRLKNLTVDYTFPAHICRKMRIKGLKVYVSGENLWTSSPMFKYCDNYDPEVINAGDSDFRTAEGDGYSYPMLRTVTLGVNLTF
- a CDS encoding RagB/SusD family nutrient uptake outer membrane protein; protein product: MKNILLILLAAAGLCSCERFLTNGDPNKIDAPTYFRNESDLEAYANGFLQTMIPTAISVATGDAHADYMAWRGEWQYLTDNFDADDQTGWSTGNWEDLRNINYFLGNFRRASASEAILNHYEGVARFWRAYFYMNKVKTFGAVPWYDKEIDSGDHAALYKPRDSREYVMSKVLEDLDFACRNCITNAKLEVNSVRITRNVALAFKARCCLYEGTFRKYHATDPSTGEPWTSDEAEKYLRACVEACETLMGEGKYSLVSDPANVATQYRGLFTSEDVATQEVIWARAYDASLNATHILNTYFVNMQYGSYSLTRQFVNTYLNRDGSRFTDKPGYEKVAFADEFTDRDYRLMQSIRHPGYTRKNNNVNTHYAPDFGYCVTGYQPIKWVIDDTSLDSNTSPCSTCIPILRYAEVLLNYAEAKAELGEFSETVWNATVRLLRERAGVDGKMPDSYDPYMAGYFLNTVTDMALLEIRRERGIELLLENCRWDDDMRWGMGKLLEQPWYGVYVGELGKVYDMDGDGTGDVCFVRESPSVSEPGVTYRVLGNDYTLTDGDSGYIECYIRMNRKWDDKKYVRPIPTTALNDNPALGQNPGWKTK